In Miscanthus floridulus cultivar M001 chromosome 5, ASM1932011v1, whole genome shotgun sequence, one genomic interval encodes:
- the LOC136449369 gene encoding probable chlorophyll(ide) b reductase NYC1, chloroplastic isoform X1 yields the protein MAAAAAAAVAHLSVHGRLRRSPEHRPSTTTTSTSSSPAHRPSLLRCRAFKQETDGGDPSEHDARKRRKGPLYKLKAAIQGLAGSRSAAAEVYGGEHQYQRAVEKAEEIFFSVATQLGRYAITMMSSGVVLGVGFQLSGLSYTCGDSQMNELIWYSWLGGVIIGTMIGANSVLEEHCKAGPRNVVITGSTRGLGKALAREFLLSGDHVVITSRSPESVLQTIKELEENIQEGLSVAKKKERKILSHAKVVGTACDVCKPEDVKKLVNFSINELGSVDIWINNAGTNKGFRPLVTFSDDDITQIVSTNLVGSLLCTREAMNVMQYQEKGGHIFNMDGAGSGGSSTPLTAVYGSTKCGLRQFQGSLLKESRRSKVGVHTASPGMVLTDLLLSGSSIRNKQMFNLICELPETVARTLVPRMRVVKGSGKAINYLTPPRILLALVTAWVRRGRWFDDEGRAVYAAEADRIRNWAESRARFSFTDAMEMYTENTWVSVFSLSVVCAFIILSSSGGPLPGT from the exons atggccgccgccgccgccgccgcggtcgcCCACCTCTCCGTCCACGGCCGCCTCCGCCGCTCTCCGGAGCATCGtccgtccaccaccaccacctccacctcctcctcaccCGCCCACCGGCCGTCCCTCCTGCGGTGCCGCGCGTTCAAGCAGGAAACCGACGGCGGCGACCCGTCCGAGCACGACGCGCGGAAGCGCAGGAAGGGCCCGCTCTACAAGCTCAAGGCGGCgatccagggcctcgcaggctcCCGCTCCGCCGCCGCGGAGGTCTACGGGGGAGAGCACCAGTACCAGCGCGCCGTCGAGAAGGCGGAGGAGATCTTCTTCTCG GTTGCTACTCAGCTAGGCAGATATGCTATCACTATGATGAGCAGTGGTGTTGTACTTGGGGTTGGATTTCAGCTGTCAGGTTTGTCATACACTT GTGGAGACAGCCAAATGAACGAACTGATTTGGTATAGCTGGCTTGGTGGGGTGATTATCGGTACAATGATAGGTGCAAACAGTGTCCTGGAGGAACACTGCAAAGCTGGACCTCGCAATGTCGTCATAACTGGGAG CACAAGAGGGTTAGGAAAAGCACTTGCTCGTGAGTTTCTTCTTTCTGGAGACCATGTTGTAATTACTTCACGAAG TCCTGAATCAGTCCTTCAGACTATAAAAGAACTTGAAGAGAACATACAGGAAGGGTTATCAGTAGCCAAAAAGAAAGAGAGGAAAATTTTATCCCATGCCAAGGTTGTTGGTACAGCTTGTGATGTCTGTAAACCTGAAGATGTGAAGAAATTAGTGAATTTTTCTATTAATGAGCTTGGCTCAGTTGACATTTGG ATAAATAATGCTGGCACAAATAAAGGTTTTAGGCCACTGGTAACCTTTTCAGACGATGACATCACCCAG ATCGTCTCAACAAACCTAGTTGGCTCTCTACTGTGCACCAGAGAAGCCATGAATGTCATGCAATACCAAGAGAAAGGAGGCCATATATTTAACATGGATGGAGCCGGTTCTGGAGGATCAAGCACACCACTGACAGCTGT CTATGGTTCAACTAAATGTGGACTAAGGCAGTTCCAAGGATCACTTCTGAAGGAAAGCAGAAGATCAAAAGTTGGAGTGCACACTGCCTCACCTGGTATGGTCCTCACAGACCTTCTTTTAAG TGGTTCATCCATCAGAAATAAACAAATGTTCAATTTAATATGTGAGCTTCCAGAAACAGTAGCCAGAACATTGGTTCCAAGGATGAGAGTTGTAAAAGGAAGTGGAAAGGCAATCAACTACTTAACACCACCAAGGATCTTGCTTGCTTTGGTTACTGCATGGGTTCGACGGGGCCGATGGTTTGATGACGAG GGGAGAGCAGTGTATGCAGCTGAGGCTGATAGAATTCGCAACTGGGCTGAAAGTCGAGCACGCTTCTCTTTCACCGATGCCATGGAGATGTACACGGAAAACACATGGGTTTCGGTATTCTCACTCTCCGTGGTCTGCGCGTTCATTATTCTTTCCAGCTCAGGTGGACCTCTTCCAGGCACATGA
- the LOC136449369 gene encoding probable chlorophyll(ide) b reductase NYC1, chloroplastic isoform X2, translating into MAAAAAAAVAHLSVHGRLRRSPEHRPSTTTTSTSSSPAHRPSLLRCRAFKQETDGGDPSEHDARKRRKGPLYKLKAAIQGLAGSRSAAAEVYGGEHQYQRAVEKAEEIFFSVATQLGRYAITMMSSGVVLGVGFQLSGGDSQMNELIWYSWLGGVIIGTMIGANSVLEEHCKAGPRNVVITGSTRGLGKALAREFLLSGDHVVITSRSPESVLQTIKELEENIQEGLSVAKKKERKILSHAKVVGTACDVCKPEDVKKLVNFSINELGSVDIWINNAGTNKGFRPLVTFSDDDITQIVSTNLVGSLLCTREAMNVMQYQEKGGHIFNMDGAGSGGSSTPLTAVYGSTKCGLRQFQGSLLKESRRSKVGVHTASPGMVLTDLLLSGSSIRNKQMFNLICELPETVARTLVPRMRVVKGSGKAINYLTPPRILLALVTAWVRRGRWFDDEGRAVYAAEADRIRNWAESRARFSFTDAMEMYTENTWVSVFSLSVVCAFIILSSSGGPLPGT; encoded by the exons atggccgccgccgccgccgccgcggtcgcCCACCTCTCCGTCCACGGCCGCCTCCGCCGCTCTCCGGAGCATCGtccgtccaccaccaccacctccacctcctcctcaccCGCCCACCGGCCGTCCCTCCTGCGGTGCCGCGCGTTCAAGCAGGAAACCGACGGCGGCGACCCGTCCGAGCACGACGCGCGGAAGCGCAGGAAGGGCCCGCTCTACAAGCTCAAGGCGGCgatccagggcctcgcaggctcCCGCTCCGCCGCCGCGGAGGTCTACGGGGGAGAGCACCAGTACCAGCGCGCCGTCGAGAAGGCGGAGGAGATCTTCTTCTCG GTTGCTACTCAGCTAGGCAGATATGCTATCACTATGATGAGCAGTGGTGTTGTACTTGGGGTTGGATTTCAGCTGTCAG GTGGAGACAGCCAAATGAACGAACTGATTTGGTATAGCTGGCTTGGTGGGGTGATTATCGGTACAATGATAGGTGCAAACAGTGTCCTGGAGGAACACTGCAAAGCTGGACCTCGCAATGTCGTCATAACTGGGAG CACAAGAGGGTTAGGAAAAGCACTTGCTCGTGAGTTTCTTCTTTCTGGAGACCATGTTGTAATTACTTCACGAAG TCCTGAATCAGTCCTTCAGACTATAAAAGAACTTGAAGAGAACATACAGGAAGGGTTATCAGTAGCCAAAAAGAAAGAGAGGAAAATTTTATCCCATGCCAAGGTTGTTGGTACAGCTTGTGATGTCTGTAAACCTGAAGATGTGAAGAAATTAGTGAATTTTTCTATTAATGAGCTTGGCTCAGTTGACATTTGG ATAAATAATGCTGGCACAAATAAAGGTTTTAGGCCACTGGTAACCTTTTCAGACGATGACATCACCCAG ATCGTCTCAACAAACCTAGTTGGCTCTCTACTGTGCACCAGAGAAGCCATGAATGTCATGCAATACCAAGAGAAAGGAGGCCATATATTTAACATGGATGGAGCCGGTTCTGGAGGATCAAGCACACCACTGACAGCTGT CTATGGTTCAACTAAATGTGGACTAAGGCAGTTCCAAGGATCACTTCTGAAGGAAAGCAGAAGATCAAAAGTTGGAGTGCACACTGCCTCACCTGGTATGGTCCTCACAGACCTTCTTTTAAG TGGTTCATCCATCAGAAATAAACAAATGTTCAATTTAATATGTGAGCTTCCAGAAACAGTAGCCAGAACATTGGTTCCAAGGATGAGAGTTGTAAAAGGAAGTGGAAAGGCAATCAACTACTTAACACCACCAAGGATCTTGCTTGCTTTGGTTACTGCATGGGTTCGACGGGGCCGATGGTTTGATGACGAG GGGAGAGCAGTGTATGCAGCTGAGGCTGATAGAATTCGCAACTGGGCTGAAAGTCGAGCACGCTTCTCTTTCACCGATGCCATGGAGATGTACACGGAAAACACATGGGTTTCGGTATTCTCACTCTCCGTGGTCTGCGCGTTCATTATTCTTTCCAGCTCAGGTGGACCTCTTCCAGGCACATGA
- the LOC136449369 gene encoding probable chlorophyll(ide) b reductase NYC1, chloroplastic isoform X4: MAAAAAAAVAHLSVHGRLRRSPEHRPSTTTTSTSSSPAHRPSLLRCRAFKQETDGGDPSEHDARKRRKGPLYKLKAAIQGLAGSRSAAAEVYGGEHQYQRAVEKAEEIFFSVATQLGRYAITMMSSGVVLGVGFQLSGGDSQMNELIWYSWLGGVIIGTMIGANSVLEEHCKAGPRNVVITGSPESVLQTIKELEENIQEGLSVAKKKERKILSHAKVVGTACDVCKPEDVKKLVNFSINELGSVDIWINNAGTNKGFRPLVTFSDDDITQIVSTNLVGSLLCTREAMNVMQYQEKGGHIFNMDGAGSGGSSTPLTAVYGSTKCGLRQFQGSLLKESRRSKVGVHTASPGMVLTDLLLSGSSIRNKQMFNLICELPETVARTLVPRMRVVKGSGKAINYLTPPRILLALVTAWVRRGRWFDDEGRAVYAAEADRIRNWAESRARFSFTDAMEMYTENTWVSVFSLSVVCAFIILSSSGGPLPGT, encoded by the exons atggccgccgccgccgccgccgcggtcgcCCACCTCTCCGTCCACGGCCGCCTCCGCCGCTCTCCGGAGCATCGtccgtccaccaccaccacctccacctcctcctcaccCGCCCACCGGCCGTCCCTCCTGCGGTGCCGCGCGTTCAAGCAGGAAACCGACGGCGGCGACCCGTCCGAGCACGACGCGCGGAAGCGCAGGAAGGGCCCGCTCTACAAGCTCAAGGCGGCgatccagggcctcgcaggctcCCGCTCCGCCGCCGCGGAGGTCTACGGGGGAGAGCACCAGTACCAGCGCGCCGTCGAGAAGGCGGAGGAGATCTTCTTCTCG GTTGCTACTCAGCTAGGCAGATATGCTATCACTATGATGAGCAGTGGTGTTGTACTTGGGGTTGGATTTCAGCTGTCAG GTGGAGACAGCCAAATGAACGAACTGATTTGGTATAGCTGGCTTGGTGGGGTGATTATCGGTACAATGATAGGTGCAAACAGTGTCCTGGAGGAACACTGCAAAGCTGGACCTCGCAATGTCGTCATAACTGGGAG TCCTGAATCAGTCCTTCAGACTATAAAAGAACTTGAAGAGAACATACAGGAAGGGTTATCAGTAGCCAAAAAGAAAGAGAGGAAAATTTTATCCCATGCCAAGGTTGTTGGTACAGCTTGTGATGTCTGTAAACCTGAAGATGTGAAGAAATTAGTGAATTTTTCTATTAATGAGCTTGGCTCAGTTGACATTTGG ATAAATAATGCTGGCACAAATAAAGGTTTTAGGCCACTGGTAACCTTTTCAGACGATGACATCACCCAG ATCGTCTCAACAAACCTAGTTGGCTCTCTACTGTGCACCAGAGAAGCCATGAATGTCATGCAATACCAAGAGAAAGGAGGCCATATATTTAACATGGATGGAGCCGGTTCTGGAGGATCAAGCACACCACTGACAGCTGT CTATGGTTCAACTAAATGTGGACTAAGGCAGTTCCAAGGATCACTTCTGAAGGAAAGCAGAAGATCAAAAGTTGGAGTGCACACTGCCTCACCTGGTATGGTCCTCACAGACCTTCTTTTAAG TGGTTCATCCATCAGAAATAAACAAATGTTCAATTTAATATGTGAGCTTCCAGAAACAGTAGCCAGAACATTGGTTCCAAGGATGAGAGTTGTAAAAGGAAGTGGAAAGGCAATCAACTACTTAACACCACCAAGGATCTTGCTTGCTTTGGTTACTGCATGGGTTCGACGGGGCCGATGGTTTGATGACGAG GGGAGAGCAGTGTATGCAGCTGAGGCTGATAGAATTCGCAACTGGGCTGAAAGTCGAGCACGCTTCTCTTTCACCGATGCCATGGAGATGTACACGGAAAACACATGGGTTTCGGTATTCTCACTCTCCGTGGTCTGCGCGTTCATTATTCTTTCCAGCTCAGGTGGACCTCTTCCAGGCACATGA
- the LOC136553286 gene encoding proline-rich receptor-like protein kinase PERK1 encodes MSSSPSSSPPATSPPAAPANGTAATPPPSNSSSPTSPTPPSTPTPTPTTPTPSLASPTAPAPPSTNSPAPPGTPAAPTAPAFPAPGRATPASASPPSPSSSGSGLTTSVVVGIAVGGFAVLLLGSLFCLCLFRSNKRRRRRHHHHPPPPPPPPHLLHYYGHPPPPPPPPPPHKGDQYENWQHNAPPPPPDHVIKISSHPTPPPPPLNVHSSGSASNHSGGESRPPLSPGTALSFSRSTFTYEQLMTATNGFSDANLLGQGGFGFVHKGVLPNGTEVAVKQLRDGSGQGEREFQAEVEIISRVHHKHLVSLVGYCISGANRLLVYEFVPNNTLEFHLHGRGRPTLDWPTRLKIALGSAKGLAYLHEDCHPKIIHRDIKASNILLDLRFEPKVADFGLAKFTSDTNTHVSTRVMGTFGYLAPEYAASGKLTEKSDVFSFGVMLLELITGRRPVNSRQADDNLVDWARPLMIKAFEDGNHDALVDPRLGSEYNDNEMARMIACAAACVRHSSRRRPRMGQVVRALEGDVSLDDLNEGVRPGHSRFMGSYSSSASDYDTNQYNEDLKKFRKMALGGSGLQSSSGQTPTSEYRQNPSVSSSDGHHSTKTATTQEAEEPAASVKTDADSAAAAS; translated from the exons ATGTCCTCCTCGCCATCGTCGTCCCCGCCGGCCACTTCTCCGCCCGCCGCGCCGGCCAACGGTACGGCCgcgacgccgccgccgtccaactcctcctcccccacctccCCGACGCCCCcgtccacgcccacgcccacgcccacgacACCGACGCCATCGCTCGCTTCCCCCACCGCTCCCGCGCCGCCCTCCACCAACTCTCCGGCGCCGCCCGGGACGCCGGCGGCCCCAACCGCGCCCGCGTTCCCCGCGCCCGGCAGGGCGAcgccggcctcggcctcgccgcCGTCACCGTCCTCCTCCGGGTCGGGGCTCACCACGTCCGTCGTGGTGGGGATCGCGGTCGGCGGCTTCGCCGTGCTGCTCCTCGGCAGCCTGTTCTGCCTCTGCCTCTTCAGGAGCAACAAGAGGAGGCGGCGacggcaccaccaccacccgcccccgcccccgccgccgccccacCTCTTGCACTACTACGgccacccgccgccgcctccgcctccgccgccgccgcacaaaG GGGATCAGTACGAAAACTGGCAGCATAATGCCCCTCCACCACCACCTGACCATGTAATTAAGATTAGTTCACATCCTACCCCTCCGCCTCCCCCGCTTAATGTACATAGCAGTGGCTCCGCTTCGAATCACTCAGGTGGTGAGAGCCGCCCTCCGCTGTCGCCTGGCACTGCCCTTAGCTTTTCAAGGAGCACATTCACTTACGAGCAGCTGATGACGGCAACCAATGGGTTTTCTGATGCTAATCTGCTGGGGCAAGGCGGTTTTGGGTTTGTTCACAAAGGAGTGCTTCCAAATGGCACAGAGGTTGCCGTGAAGCAATTAAGAGATGGAAGTGGCCAGGGAGAGCGCGAGTTCCAGGCAGAGGTTGAGATTATCAGCAGAGTACATCACAAGCATCTTGTCTCTTTGGTTGGCTATTGCATTTCTGGAGCCAACAGACTGCTCGTCTACGAGTTTGTTCCAAACAATACATTGGAATTCCACTTACATG GAAGAGGCAGACCAACCTTGGATTGGCCAACAAGACTAAAGATTGCTCTGGGTTCTGCGAAGGGATTGGCATATCTTCATGAAGATT GCCATCCTAAGATTATTCATCGTGACATAAAGGCCTCAAATATTCTTCTTGATCTAAGATTTGAACCTAAG gtggCAGATTTTGGACTTGCAAAATTCACTTCTGATACAAACACCCATGTTTCAACCAGAGTAATGGGCACATTTGG GTACCTAGCACCTGAGTATGCTGCTTCTGGCAAGCTCACTGAGAAATCAGATGTCTTCTCTTTTGGAGTAATGCTTCTTGAGCTAATAACTGGGCGGCGACCTGTAAATTCAAGACAAGCGGATGACAACTTGGTTGACTGG GCAAGGCCTTTGATGATAAAAGCATTTGAGGATGGTAATCATGATGCTTTAGTGGATCCCCGGCTGGGAAGTGAGTATAATGACAATGAGATGGCGAGGATGATAGCCTGCGCAGCTGCATGTGTTCGCCATTCTTCACGGCGGCGGCCACGGATGGGTCAG GTTGTCCGAGCCTTGGAAGGCGACGTCTCCCTGGACGACCTGAACGAAGGCGTGCGGCCTGGGCACAGCCGGTTCATGGGATCATACAGCAGCTCGGCGTCCGACTACGACACCAACCAGTACAACGAGGACCTGAAGAAGTTCCGGAAGATGGCGCTGGGCGGCAGCGGGCTCCAGAGCAGCAGCGGCCAGACGCCGACGAGCGAGTACAGGCAGAACCCGTCGGTGTCGAGCAGCGACGGGCACCACTCGACGAAGACGGCGACGACGCAGGAGGCGGAGGAGCCGGCGGCGAGCGTGAAGACAGACGCCGACAGCGCGGCCGCGGCGTCGTGA
- the LOC136449373 gene encoding ras-related protein Rab7, with protein sequence MATRRRMLLKVIILGDSGVGKTSLMNQYVNNKFSNQYKATIGADFLTKEVQIDDRLFTLQIWDTAGQERFQSLGVAFYRGADCCVLVYDVNVTKSFEKLNNWREEFLIQASPSDPENFPFVVLGNKIDVDGGNSRTVSEKKAKAWCASKGNIPYFETSAKEGFNVEAAFECIARNAVKNEPEEDMYLPDTIDVGGAGRQQRSSGCEC encoded by the exons ATGGCGACGCGCAGGCGAATGCTCCTCAAGGTCATCATCCTCGGCGACAGCGG GGTCGGCAAGACCTCGCTGATGAACCA GTACGTCAAcaacaagttcagcaaccagTACAAGGCCACCATCGGCGCGGATTtcctcaccaaggaggtccagatCGACGACCGCCTCTTCACATTGCAG ATATGGGATACGGCAGGACAGGAGCGGTTTCAAAGTCTTGGTGTGGCATTTTATCGGGGAGCTGACTGCTGTGTTCTTGTATACGATGTGAATGTTACCAAGTCATTTGAAAAGCTCAACAACTGGCGTGAGGAATTCCTAATTCAA GCTAGCCCGTCAGATCCGGAGAATTTCCCATTTGTTGTGCTTGGGAACAAGATTGATGTTGATGGTGGCAACAGCCGGACG GTTTCTGAGAAAAAAGCTAAAGCATGGTGTGCTTCAAAGGGAAACATACCTTACTTTGAGACGTCTGCTAAAGAAGGCTTCAATGTAGAGGCTGCTTTTGAGTGTATAGCCAGGAATGCTGTCAAAAATGAGCCAGAAGAAGATAT GTATCTTCCTGATACAATTGATGTTGGAGGCGCTGGACGGCAACAACGTTCGTCAGGTTGTGAATGCTAG
- the LOC136449369 gene encoding probable chlorophyll(ide) b reductase NYC1, chloroplastic isoform X3: protein MAAAAAAAVAHLSVHGRLRRSPEHRPSTTTTSTSSSPAHRPSLLRCRAFKQETDGGDPSEHDARKRRKGPLYKLKAAIQGLAGSRSAAAEVYGGEHQYQRAVEKAEEIFFSVATQLGRYAITMMSSGVVLGVGFQLSGLSYTCGDSQMNELIWYSWLGGVIIGTMIGANSVLEEHCKAGPRNVVITGSPESVLQTIKELEENIQEGLSVAKKKERKILSHAKVVGTACDVCKPEDVKKLVNFSINELGSVDIWINNAGTNKGFRPLVTFSDDDITQIVSTNLVGSLLCTREAMNVMQYQEKGGHIFNMDGAGSGGSSTPLTAVYGSTKCGLRQFQGSLLKESRRSKVGVHTASPGMVLTDLLLSGSSIRNKQMFNLICELPETVARTLVPRMRVVKGSGKAINYLTPPRILLALVTAWVRRGRWFDDEGRAVYAAEADRIRNWAESRARFSFTDAMEMYTENTWVSVFSLSVVCAFIILSSSGGPLPGT, encoded by the exons atggccgccgccgccgccgccgcggtcgcCCACCTCTCCGTCCACGGCCGCCTCCGCCGCTCTCCGGAGCATCGtccgtccaccaccaccacctccacctcctcctcaccCGCCCACCGGCCGTCCCTCCTGCGGTGCCGCGCGTTCAAGCAGGAAACCGACGGCGGCGACCCGTCCGAGCACGACGCGCGGAAGCGCAGGAAGGGCCCGCTCTACAAGCTCAAGGCGGCgatccagggcctcgcaggctcCCGCTCCGCCGCCGCGGAGGTCTACGGGGGAGAGCACCAGTACCAGCGCGCCGTCGAGAAGGCGGAGGAGATCTTCTTCTCG GTTGCTACTCAGCTAGGCAGATATGCTATCACTATGATGAGCAGTGGTGTTGTACTTGGGGTTGGATTTCAGCTGTCAGGTTTGTCATACACTT GTGGAGACAGCCAAATGAACGAACTGATTTGGTATAGCTGGCTTGGTGGGGTGATTATCGGTACAATGATAGGTGCAAACAGTGTCCTGGAGGAACACTGCAAAGCTGGACCTCGCAATGTCGTCATAACTGGGAG TCCTGAATCAGTCCTTCAGACTATAAAAGAACTTGAAGAGAACATACAGGAAGGGTTATCAGTAGCCAAAAAGAAAGAGAGGAAAATTTTATCCCATGCCAAGGTTGTTGGTACAGCTTGTGATGTCTGTAAACCTGAAGATGTGAAGAAATTAGTGAATTTTTCTATTAATGAGCTTGGCTCAGTTGACATTTGG ATAAATAATGCTGGCACAAATAAAGGTTTTAGGCCACTGGTAACCTTTTCAGACGATGACATCACCCAG ATCGTCTCAACAAACCTAGTTGGCTCTCTACTGTGCACCAGAGAAGCCATGAATGTCATGCAATACCAAGAGAAAGGAGGCCATATATTTAACATGGATGGAGCCGGTTCTGGAGGATCAAGCACACCACTGACAGCTGT CTATGGTTCAACTAAATGTGGACTAAGGCAGTTCCAAGGATCACTTCTGAAGGAAAGCAGAAGATCAAAAGTTGGAGTGCACACTGCCTCACCTGGTATGGTCCTCACAGACCTTCTTTTAAG TGGTTCATCCATCAGAAATAAACAAATGTTCAATTTAATATGTGAGCTTCCAGAAACAGTAGCCAGAACATTGGTTCCAAGGATGAGAGTTGTAAAAGGAAGTGGAAAGGCAATCAACTACTTAACACCACCAAGGATCTTGCTTGCTTTGGTTACTGCATGGGTTCGACGGGGCCGATGGTTTGATGACGAG GGGAGAGCAGTGTATGCAGCTGAGGCTGATAGAATTCGCAACTGGGCTGAAAGTCGAGCACGCTTCTCTTTCACCGATGCCATGGAGATGTACACGGAAAACACATGGGTTTCGGTATTCTCACTCTCCGTGGTCTGCGCGTTCATTATTCTTTCCAGCTCAGGTGGACCTCTTCCAGGCACATGA